The genomic window tgtacTTCAACATTTCTTTGTTTTACGGATAATTGTAGAaacttattacaataaaaaattgagtgtgattctttacaataaaaacatttaaaattctGATTAGTTTGATTTACGAATGATTGtactttatttttgttatgtggttgattattatttttatggTTTGCACCATGtgtttgtttatcattatttgcATAAAGAGTTTCTAAAAGACGAGAACGCTGAcctaaaaaacttaaaaattattcaatTGTTGGAAGTGCCTTTTTGCTTATATTCTCCGATTCCCACTGACGTCTTGTGTTATTGTCTAACTTAGAagttattaaatatattaacatTGTTGACCACTCCTTTACAGGTTGTTTAAATGATTCTaatacccttatatttttatttacctcATCAATCAGTTTTCTCAGCTGAGAAGGTGATTCTTTTTGTATCACGGATAACTCAAATAACGCCCGAACATGAGAATGTACTATGAGTTTATCATTTTGAAATCTATCTGTTAAGATTGGCCAAGCAATCGTATAATTTTCATTCGTAACCTCCAAAGAGGAAATTACTGCTGCCGCACTGTCTGTCAAACAAGATTTgagataataaaattttttaatgttactTAAATTAGGATCATTGCCAATTAAACTAGTGAACCCGTCATAAAACTCAAGCCATGAGCTCCCACTTTCTGCACCCCCATTTTCTGAGGCCCCACTGAACCTTGGAAGATCAATACAAGGTAACCTTATGTCTTGTGAAGCTTGTAACTGTGAACTACAACTTGTATTTATTGTGTCTGCTTGTTGATTAAATGtctgtttttttattgaaatatcagcttTTAGTTCAGCTTCATATTccttacttttattttttgtcTCATCTAAATCTAATACCATAAGCTGAACCATTACCGAGTTAAAGTCTGACAATAAATCTTTTGCTACTGCTAGTCTGCATTCTAACTGATCTTTGTTTGCTTTACCTGACTCTACatcttttataaaattaaaaaatctcgtTAACTGACCTTTTAAGGAAGTTTTAGTGGTTTTTAAGGTATTTTCATCTGTCATTCTGATGatttataaaaatttactgttACAATACAAAACAACACAAATTAGATGCAAGTCATGCatagaaattttttataaaaacggaTATTACATAGGATACCTGATTTCCAATGATTTTCTGATAATTTGCTTTGATCTTCTGTAATCCTGGCGTGGCCCGGTCATTAACCTCTGCTTCGAAATGGC from Diabrotica virgifera virgifera chromosome 5, PGI_DIABVI_V3a includes these protein-coding regions:
- the LOC126885405 gene encoding uncharacterized protein LOC126885405; this translates as MTDENTLKTTKTSLKGQLTRFFNFIKDVESGKANKDQLECRLAVAKDLLSDFNSVMVQLMVLDLDETKNKSKEYEAELKADISIKKQTFNQQADTINTSCSSQLQASQDIRLPCIDLPRFSGASENGGAESGSSWLEFYDGFTSLIGNDPNLSNIKKFYYLKSCLTDSAAAVISSLEVTNENYTIAWPILTDRFQNDKLIVHSHVRALFELSVIQKESPSQLRKLIDEVNKNIRVLESFKQPVKEWSTMLIYLITSKLDNNTRRQWESENISKKALPTIE